The Coleofasciculus sp. FACHB-T130 genomic sequence CCTCAATCAGAGACACATCATCAGCTAAATATTTCAATTCCTTTTTAGCAGGCTTCCATTCAGCTAGTGGACGGTTTGCCCAGTCAAAGAATTCAGATAGATTTTGCGGTGCTTCCTCATCCCTTTGTAATAAAGAAGTCAAGTAAGCACGCGAAAGTCCCAATCTGAAAGCTTCTGGAACTTGATTAATTTCGTCTGACAAGCCTTCCCATTCAACAAGACCTGTTGCCAGATAGCGAAGCGTTTCGGCAACTGAAAGATTAGGTTCAGACTGAACTGTTGGGTCAGGTTGAAGCAACCGTATACTCCGAGCCATGTTATCCTCCCAGTCCACATCAACACCCCGCATGGTTTGTAACCACTTCTGAACAGTCGCGCGGCGCTCAGGTGACATACCGAGTTCTACACACAGTTCTTCGAGTGTAGGGCTGTAGTCATGGCTCCTAAACCAGTCTTGGAGAACTTCAAGAATACGCTGACGGTGCCCAGTCACAGGCATCTGTTATCTCCTTTGAATTCAGATGCCCCAATTGTGACTTGGTGTTCTGAGGAAGGCGAGAAAATTTAGCAATGTTTTCTAAATGTTTCTGATGTTTCCAATTTACTTGCTCCCAAGCGTAGTACATCTGCCTATGAAGCAGCGTTCGTATCGATTTTGGGGTAGTGCCCAAAATGTAATGATAGAGAAGAAGAGTTGCTTGCTGATGTTTTTCGCTTATGCCCGTCTGTTCCCTGAAGTGCATCTACTCAAACCGTCAAAAATGGTCGCATCCACAACGGTAAACAACGGTTCAAATGTCATGACTGTGGACGACAGTTCGTCGAACATCCGACCAAAAAAGTGATTGACCAAGCCACACGGGAATTGATTGACCGATTGCTATTAGAACGGATTTCGCTTGCCGGAATTGCTCGTGCAGCCCAGGTTTCTGAACAATGGCTGCAAACCTATGTCAACGAGAAATATGCCGGGGTGCCTCGAAGTGTGCAGGTGCCTGCTAAAAAAAGGGGAGGCTAACACTTCAATGTGATGAGTTGTGGTCATTCGTGGACAACAAAGGAAACAAGCAATGGGTCTGGTTAGCTCTCGATACGGATACCCGCGAAATTGTTGGCGTTTATATTGGCGCACGGGATGAAGCAGCCGCACGCAAATTGTGGCAATCCTTACCGCCTGTTTATCGCCAATGCGCCATCGCTTACACCGATTTTTGGGCAGCCTATGGGGCAGTTCTACGCCCGCAAGCGGCACCCTTGCAGTGGGCAAAGAGACTGGCAAAACGAGCTACCGAAGAGCGATTCAACAACACCTTGAGACAACGGGTGTCTCGGTTGGTGCGAAAAACCTTGTCTTTCTCCAAATCGTTAGAAAATCATATCGGTGCAATCTGGTATTTTATCCATCATTACAATGCATCATTACTTATTTAGCACTACCAACATTAGACCTCTTGCAAATTAACTTAAGCAAGCCCATTGAGAACGCTCATAATTGTACAAAGCAGCAATGAGATTGCACCGTAATCCAAAGCGTCTGCGCCGATTGCGGTAACGTTCAGCCAAAATTCTGAAAATCTTCCAGCAGCGATTGACGTGCTCAATTACCACCCGTTCACGAGCCAGTTGGCGATTGTAGGCTTTCTGTTGTACTGTCAGTCATCCCCCCTTCGGTTTCTTGTAGGGTAGGCGACTGCTGGGATGGATCTTTTGCATTCCCCGGTAGTCTTTATCCTGCAAGCTTTCAATTTGGGGATGAAAGTAGAATCCCCGATGCTCGAAACAGCTTAACGCTCTTCTGTCACACTGTATCTTCTGCGTGCAAGCAGTGGTTTTTCCGCTTGGACTTCTGTAGAAAGACCGCGCAGAATGTACCAAGTGCAAACAAACTTATTGTAGCTGTCGGTTCTGGTACAGATGCAATTGATGTAATGCCAATTGGACGCTGAAGATTACTGTTAGTTGAGACAAAGACTGCACCTTGATTACCTGCCGAAGGTTGAGCATTCCCTGTTACGCTGTCATATCGTAGAATCGCTCCATAATCGTTTTTGGTAAAGTCAAAACCAACAGTAAAGAGGGTATTTCCAATGAAAGTCAGATTGCCAATAAAGTTATTGCTAAAACCTCCAGGGATTGAAGTATAGTCAGTTGGAATGGTCGCTTTTAATGCTCCTGAATTAATGTCATAAGCCCGAAGTCCATTTGCAAAGTCAGTTGCGAACAAATCTCCCTTGGGGCTAAGTGCTAAACCCAAAAAACTGACGAAGTTAAAACTGTTGGGAAGTGGAGTAGCTGAATCTACTAGAACAGTAGACTGTTTTGTTTTAATGTCATAACTCAATATTTGACTGGGAAGTCCCTGGCTAAAGTCAGGAACAAACTCTCCAGGTGAAATGATGCCATCTGTGTTAGCATCACCAGCTATAGCAACGCTACCCTGAGTGGAAACGAGCAACTTACCATCAGGTGTAAATAACAAATCATTCGGGCCATTTAAACCACCGGGCAATCCATTTCCTGAAGCAAAGACATCTACAAATGCACCTGTTGTAGCGTTATAGCGCAAGATTGTGTCTGTAAGAAAGCTACTCACGTAAAGATAGCCATCAGGTCCAAATACTATCCCATAGGGACGAGTTAGATTTCCCCCTGAAGCAAATACATCGATAAATGCACCTGTCTTGCCGTTGTAGCGCAATATCTGTCCTGTAGAACTACTACCACTGCTGATATAGAGATTTCCATCAGGACCAAATACTAAATCATCTGGGTTAGATAAGCCACCACTACCAGGGGCAATAAAATCACCCAAAAACTTTCCTGTCTTATCGTCATAACGCACTACATTGTTGGTTTTAGTATTACCAATTAATAAGGCAGCATCTGCTCCAGAAGCTCCAAGGTCTAAAATGGCAGCGGTACTTAAAGTAATTAAAGCTGACAGGTTCAGTAGCTTGATGAATGGTTTAAATGTAAAAGTTTTAGTTTTCATAAGGCTCCTCCCATAGATTTAGGCTTGTATCTGTTAGACAAAAAATACCTCAAATTTGTCAGTGAAAGCGTAGCTTTACGCAATATTTACCGTATTTTTGCGTAAGCTTCACAGGAGGATGTTATTAATTGAAATTTACATACTGACGTAAGGTGGAGGATCACCCTTCATTACAGTAAACGGATTGTGGAGCGAGTAGGGATGAAGTGGAACTGAAATCAACGAGCTATCAGAAAGCTAGGGAGTGCTTAATGTTACCGCAAAACGCACTGGCGAGCGGAGTGATGGTGAAGAGGAATTTTGATTCGGTGACACTTGCGATCGCATCCGGTACATGAATGTGTTTTCACAGGTCGTGTAGTCTGTCAATTTGCTTCTAGATAACTCTCCTTGCGATCGCTCTTAAATACTATTTACAACCTGACGCTCCTATATTTTGGGATATTTACTCTTAATCAGGCATTTATGTTAAGTTTATTTGCTGAATCTTACAGTTTCTTACGTTTTCGTAGGTTTAATCCTAAAGATTGATGCTAGTCAGAAGGTAGGATCAAACAATGTTCTCATGGTGAGAAATAAATTTACATCTTTCTGATAACCCGGTTTATCCCATTTCTCACATTAAACACAGACTAGCTATCGAAGCTGAACCAGGAGAACAATCCGATCGTTGTCTCCGGAGTTCACAAAAGTAGAAATTGCCGTAGTACATAAGCGATCGCGCAACGTACTGGAGGTAATCGCCAAGCGATAGACAGCTACCACAATAGGTTGCTGGCTATCGCTTGGCAGGCTTTGCGTTTCAAAGTTTGTATGGATGAGCAAATCGAAATCAATTTAGCTTTGCATTTGCGTTTGACTTAGAGATTAACAAATGACTATTCACAACAAACCTGTTATGCCTAAAGCCAGCACATCCTATGTGCTGATGCTGGCGCTGGTAGCTGCGATTGGCGGCTTTTTATTTGGTTTTGATACTGCCGTAATTAATGGTGCGGTAGCCGCTTTAGGAAAAGATTTTCAAGCCGGTAGTGTGGCAACGGGATTCGCTGTTTCCTCCGCACTTTTGGGTTCGGCGGTGGGAGCCTTCTTTGCCGGACAGATCGCCGATCGTTACGGGCGGGTAAAAACGATGATCGTCGCATCTATTCTGTTTTTGATCAGCGCCGTGGGTTCTGGTATTGCCTTTAATATTTGGGATTTCATGGTTTGGCGATTGGTGGGCGGGGTAGCAGTTGGTGCTGCGAGCGTTATCGCCCCCGCCTACATTGCTGAAGTCTCCCCTGCACACCTGCGCGGACGCCTGGGTTCTCTGCAACAACTTGCGATCGTGACCGGGATCTTCATCGCCTTGCTGTGCGACTACTTCATCGCTGTCGCTGCGGGTTCCGCCGAAGCGCCCTTCTGGTTCGGGATACCTGCTTGGCGTTGGATGTTCTGGACTGAGATCCCACCTGCCATTGCCTATGGAATAGGCGCACTGAGGATTCCAGAATCACCCCGCTACTTGGTGGCTCAAGGACGGGACGCAGAAGCGGCTTCGGTTTTGGCAAAGGTTTTGGGTGGAGATGTTGAGGCTAAAGTACAGGAGATTCGGCAGACGGTATCGCGGGAGCGCAAACCTCAACTGTCCGATCTTATGGGTCGGCATGGCTTACTCACGATAGTCTGGGTTGGTATTGGGTTATCTATTCTGCAACAGTTGGTAGGAATTAACGTGATTTTCTACTACAGCAGCGTCCTGTGGCAGGCGGTAGGCTTTTCCGAGAAGGATTCGCTGTGGATTACGGTGATTACCAGTATCACCAATATTGTGACAACGCTAGTCGCGATCGCTTTCGTGGACAAGTTTGGACGCAAACCTCTGCTGATCCTGGGTTCTCTGGGCATGACGCTGACTCTGGGAACGCTGGCGGCAACCTTTGGCAGTGCGCCCCTAGATGCCGCGGGGAACCCCTCCCTAACCGGAAACTCTGGCATCATTGCCTTGCTAGCTGCTAACCTCTACGTCTTCTGCTTCGGCTTCTCTTGGGGACCCGTCGTTTGGGTGATGCTAGGGGAGATGTTTAACAATCGGATTCGCGGGGCGGCACTATCCGTCGCTGCTGCGGCTCAGTGGATTGCCAACTTTGCGGTGTCCACGACCTTTCCCCCTCTCAAGGATGTGGGTTTAGGCTTTGCCTATGGCTTGTATGCAACTGCTGCGGCGATTTCCTTGTTCTTCGTGCTGCTGCTGATCAAAGAAACCAAGGGTAAAGAACTAGAGGAAATGGTGTAGTATCGACTTTCACAGCAGGATCTTTGGTTATCGGCGGTAATTGAGCAGAGTGCGATCGCGCTAAGTTTTAACCAGTATCCTTGCACCGCCCTATTGAGTAGAATTTGCCCCCAGTTGCAGCGCATAGAGATTGGCATAGACACCTTGTTGAGCGATGAGTTCTGCGTGAGTACCTCGTTCCACAATTTGTCCTTGCTGAATCACTAACACTTGATCGGCTTGCGTTACTGTACTGAGGCGGTGGGCAATCACAAAGCTGGTGCGACTTTGGAGTAGACGCGCGATCGCATCCTGCACCAGCGCTTCTGTGCGAGTATCAATACTACTGGTAGCTTCATCCAGAATCAAAATTCGAGGGTCAATTAATACAGCACGGGCAATACTTACCAGCTGGCGCTGTCCTTGGCTCAGAGGCGCACCCCGTTCTCCCAATTGAGTCGCGTATCCTTGCGGCAAGGAAATGATAAATTCATGCACATTGGCTAATTGCGCCGCT encodes the following:
- a CDS encoding PEP-CTERM sorting domain-containing protein: MKTKTFTFKPFIKLLNLSALITLSTAAILDLGASGADAALLIGNTKTNNVVRYDDKTGKFLGDFIAPGSGGLSNPDDLVFGPDGNLYISSGSSSTGQILRYNGKTGAFIDVFASGGNLTRPYGIVFGPDGYLYVSSFLTDTILRYNATTGAFVDVFASGNGLPGGLNGPNDLLFTPDGKLLVSTQGSVAIAGDANTDGIISPGEFVPDFSQGLPSQILSYDIKTKQSTVLVDSATPLPNSFNFVSFLGLALSPKGDLFATDFANGLRAYDINSGALKATIPTDYTSIPGGFSNNFIGNLTFIGNTLFTVGFDFTKNDYGAILRYDSVTGNAQPSAGNQGAVFVSTNSNLQRPIGITSIASVPEPTATISLFALGTFCAVFLQKSKRKNHCLHAEDTV
- a CDS encoding sugar porter family MFS transporter, which gives rise to MTIHNKPVMPKASTSYVLMLALVAAIGGFLFGFDTAVINGAVAALGKDFQAGSVATGFAVSSALLGSAVGAFFAGQIADRYGRVKTMIVASILFLISAVGSGIAFNIWDFMVWRLVGGVAVGAASVIAPAYIAEVSPAHLRGRLGSLQQLAIVTGIFIALLCDYFIAVAAGSAEAPFWFGIPAWRWMFWTEIPPAIAYGIGALRIPESPRYLVAQGRDAEAASVLAKVLGGDVEAKVQEIRQTVSRERKPQLSDLMGRHGLLTIVWVGIGLSILQQLVGINVIFYYSSVLWQAVGFSEKDSLWITVITSITNIVTTLVAIAFVDKFGRKPLLILGSLGMTLTLGTLAATFGSAPLDAAGNPSLTGNSGIIALLAANLYVFCFGFSWGPVVWVMLGEMFNNRIRGAALSVAAAAQWIANFAVSTTFPPLKDVGLGFAYGLYATAAAISLFFVLLLIKETKGKELEEMV